In a single window of the Dreissena polymorpha isolate Duluth1 chromosome 3, UMN_Dpol_1.0, whole genome shotgun sequence genome:
- the LOC127875016 gene encoding stabilin-2-like: protein MFRYTLVAAVITLINVLEWTNGVALDGTCTTAPDCTGTNPNSDCTGADGSKTCKCATGYTKQGTACKANLGTVCTATGDCDTTTNPKSECTGTPKTCTCATGYTKQETLCKADLTSECTTTADCDTVTNPKSECTGTPKTCTCATGYTKQEKLCKANLGIACTASTDCDTVTTTDAVCDLNAASKICAVGVDGDCSGTKSSMCPTSATCETNKCECTTGYTATTTKLCSKSGADVLVNSMSVLVMLTGLIVAKIF from the exons ATG TTTCGTTACACGCTGGTTGCTGCCGTCATCACCTTGATCAATGTGTTGGAGTGGACTAATGGCGTCG CCCTCGACGGCACATGTACCACTGCGCCAGATTGTACAGGTACCAATCCAAACTCGGACTGCACTGGGGCTGATGGATCGAAAACTTGTAAATGCGCCACTGGCTACACCAAACAAGGAACGGCGTGCAAAGCAA ACCTAGGCACAGTCTGTACAGCGACAGGTGATTGCGACACGACAACAAATCCGAAGTCAGAATGTACTGGAACACCCAAAACCTGTACATGCGCCACAGGCTACACAAAGCAAGAAACGTTGTGCAAAGCCG ACCTAACCAGTGAATGTACGACGACCGCTGACTGCGACACGGTAACAAATCCGAAATCAGAATGTACTGGAACACCCAAAACATGTACATGCGCGACTGGCTACACAAAGCAAGAGAAGTTGTGCAAAGCAA ACCTAGGAATAGCCTGCACGGCAAGCACTGATTGCGACACGGTAACTACAACTGATGCTGTATGCGACCTGAATGCTGCTTCCAAGATTTGCGCAGTTG GGGTGGACGGTGATTGTAGTGGAACCAAGAGTTCAATGTGTCCCACATCTGCTACCTGCGAAACCAACAAGTGCGAATGCACCACGGGCTACACTGCCACAACAACCAAACTATGCAGCAAGTCTGGAG CTGACGTTTTGGTGAACTCGATGTCGGTGCTCGTGATGTTGACCGGTCTAATTGTGGCGAAGATCTTCTAA